One segment of Rhodopirellula baltica SH 1 DNA contains the following:
- a CDS encoding RsmE family RNA methyltransferase — MTRRYYVPDLQTQVPVVQLPDEEASHASRVMRVQTGDQIELFDGCGHQADAEVVSVSKRECVVRCDAIEAVDREPSIAVDLAIGLPKPDRAKEMIERLTELGVARVFPIVFERTQRPPKENFLDKLRRIVIESCKQSGRNVLMTIESPIDFVSFTETLAASSATNDEEDPQPRQWSWQRVLVAMPDSPPLSATDVEPTGVRQTGAAQTGVGQSDARQINTGQSGLNDRPRTLALIGPEGGLSEAEHQRCVDVGAESIGLGRRILRIETAAAIIAARLVVD, encoded by the coding sequence ATGACCCGACGCTATTACGTTCCCGATCTGCAAACCCAAGTACCCGTTGTGCAACTGCCTGATGAAGAGGCGTCGCACGCGTCGCGAGTCATGAGGGTGCAAACGGGTGACCAGATCGAATTATTTGACGGGTGCGGGCACCAGGCCGATGCGGAAGTGGTATCAGTCAGCAAACGGGAATGTGTTGTCCGGTGCGATGCGATCGAGGCAGTGGATCGGGAGCCCAGCATCGCGGTCGACCTTGCGATCGGTTTGCCCAAACCGGATCGAGCCAAGGAAATGATCGAGCGGTTGACCGAGCTGGGCGTTGCGCGTGTGTTTCCAATCGTCTTCGAAAGAACCCAGCGGCCTCCCAAGGAAAATTTTCTCGATAAGCTTCGAAGGATCGTGATCGAGTCGTGCAAGCAATCGGGACGCAACGTTCTGATGACAATCGAATCACCAATCGACTTTGTTAGCTTCACCGAGACACTTGCCGCAAGCAGCGCGACCAACGACGAGGAAGATCCACAGCCGCGTCAATGGAGTTGGCAACGGGTGTTGGTCGCGATGCCGGACTCACCGCCACTGAGTGCAACGGATGTTGAGCCAACCGGCGTGAGGCAAACCGGCGCGGCGCAAACGGGCGTGGGACAATCCGACGCGAGACAAATCAACACAGGGCAATCCGGTTTGAATGACCGACCGAGAACGCTGGCATTGATAGGCCCGGAGGGTGGGTTGTCGGAGGCGGAGCATCAGAGATGCGTTGACGTCGGAGCAGAATCCATTGGATTGGGGCGGCGTATTTTAAGGATTGAAACGGCTGCGGCGATTATTGCGGCACGCTTGGTGGTGGATTGA